A window of Mucilaginibacter paludis DSM 18603 contains these coding sequences:
- a CDS encoding S9 family peptidase: protein MKKSVLLSSLLLTANVLITAAQPSQKMTPELLWKLGRFGSGIITPDEKNIIYSVSTYNMGLNKAEPNLFSVPVTGGPVQQLTNEPGSKAILKIDALTGRVTYWYDGRIWQMDSDGGNLAMLTVNQQDDFDNIRISPDGKKIMYTRDVQIQKVLGKDRYADLPKATAYVITDLNYRHWDTWSTGKFSHVFLADYDNGKISNEKDIMHGEAFDTPQKPAGGLEDLIFSPDSKQVLYVCKKKSGKDYAQSTNTGLYQYTIATDETRELTQGMNGYDTQPSFSHDGNRLAWLSMKEDGYEADKNDIIIKDIKTGIKVNLTAKWDESISSFTFSKDDSKIYFIAVHNGTEQLFSVDVKKPSPSGESIVQITKGQWDVTSIIGQSGNQLLVTRTDMNHAAEIYSVNLPGGNMHKLSDINDKAYNKLMTSRVDERHIKTTDGKDMLAWVIYPPDFDPTKKYPTLLYCQGGPQSALSQFYSFRWNFQLMAAQGYIVIAPNRRGMPGHGVEWNREISGDWGGQPIQDYLSAIDDIAKEPFVDKERLGCVGASYGGYSVYMLAGVHEGRFKTFIAHDGLFDLKSWYGTTEELWFANKDIGGNYWDKSNMRAQRSYSKFNPSNYVDKWNTPIMIIQGGKDYRVPIEQGLQAFQAAQLRGIKSKLIYLPDENHWVLKPQNAILWQREFFDWLKETL, encoded by the coding sequence ATGAAAAAATCAGTACTATTGAGCTCCTTACTGCTTACTGCAAATGTTTTAATTACAGCCGCTCAGCCCTCACAAAAAATGACACCCGAACTGCTTTGGAAACTGGGACGTTTTGGTTCCGGTATTATTACGCCCGATGAAAAAAATATCATCTACAGTGTATCTACCTATAATATGGGTCTTAATAAAGCCGAACCTAATTTGTTTAGTGTGCCGGTTACCGGTGGCCCTGTACAGCAGTTAACTAACGAGCCGGGTAGCAAAGCTATACTAAAAATAGATGCCCTTACCGGCAGGGTTACCTATTGGTACGATGGCCGCATATGGCAAATGGACAGCGATGGCGGTAACCTGGCCATGCTTACGGTTAACCAACAGGATGATTTTGATAACATCCGGATATCGCCCGATGGTAAAAAAATAATGTACACCCGCGATGTACAAATACAAAAGGTTTTAGGGAAAGACCGCTATGCCGATTTACCTAAAGCTACCGCTTATGTAATTACCGATCTTAATTACCGCCACTGGGATACCTGGTCGACGGGAAAGTTTTCGCACGTATTTCTGGCTGATTACGATAACGGAAAAATCAGCAATGAAAAAGATATTATGCACGGCGAGGCTTTTGATACGCCCCAAAAACCCGCAGGCGGGCTTGAAGACCTGATATTTAGCCCGGATAGTAAACAAGTGTTATATGTTTGCAAAAAAAAATCGGGTAAGGATTATGCCCAGAGTACCAATACAGGCCTGTACCAATATACCATAGCTACCGACGAAACCAGGGAACTTACCCAGGGGATGAATGGCTATGATACCCAACCCTCTTTTAGTCATGATGGTAACCGCCTGGCTTGGTTAAGCATGAAAGAGGATGGTTATGAGGCCGATAAGAACGACATCATTATCAAAGACATCAAAACCGGGATAAAGGTTAACCTTACCGCAAAGTGGGACGAGAGCATCAGCTCGTTTACGTTTAGCAAGGATGATTCGAAAATTTACTTTATAGCTGTACATAACGGCACCGAACAACTTTTTAGTGTGGATGTTAAAAAACCCTCGCCTTCGGGAGAATCAATTGTGCAGATCACCAAAGGGCAGTGGGATGTTACTTCCATCATCGGCCAATCGGGTAATCAATTATTGGTAACCCGTACCGACATGAACCATGCAGCTGAGATCTATTCGGTTAATTTACCGGGCGGCAATATGCACAAGCTGAGCGATATTAACGATAAAGCTTATAACAAGCTGATGACAAGCCGGGTTGACGAACGCCACATTAAAACCACCGACGGAAAAGATATGCTGGCCTGGGTAATTTATCCACCGGATTTTGATCCCACAAAAAAGTATCCCACGCTGCTTTATTGCCAGGGCGGACCGCAATCGGCCCTGTCGCAGTTTTACTCCTTCCGCTGGAATTTCCAGTTGATGGCGGCACAGGGCTACATTGTTATAGCACCTAACCGCCGCGGCATGCCGGGGCACGGTGTTGAATGGAACCGTGAGATTAGCGGCGACTGGGGCGGCCAGCCGATACAAGATTATTTAAGCGCTATTGATGATATTGCTAAAGAGCCCTTTGTGGATAAGGAGCGCTTAGGTTGCGTTGGCGCAAGTTACGGAGGATATTCGGTTTATATGCTGGCTGGTGTACACGAGGGGCGTTTTAAAACATTTATAGCGCACGACGGCTTATTCGATTTAAAAAGTTGGTACGGAACAACCGAAGAACTTTGGTTTGCCAATAAAGATATCGGCGGCAATTATTGGGACAAATCCAACATGCGGGCGCAACGGTCATACAGCAAGTTTAACCCGAGCAACTATGTTGATAAATGGAATACGCCCATCATGATCATTCAGGGCGGCAAAGATTACCGCGTACCTATTGAGCAAGGTTTGCAAGCTTTCCAGGCAGCTCAATTGCGGGGCATTAAATCCAAATTAATCTACCTGCCCGACGAAAACCATTGGGTGCTTAAACCACAAAATGCTATTTTATGGCAGCGGGAGTTTTTTGACTGGCTGAAGGAAACCTTATAA
- a CDS encoding nucleoside recognition domain-containing protein, which yields MYYCFAKNNYLQSLNFCMALNYIWIAFFVIAFIIALCKLIFLGDTEAFKLLVDGIFDSSKSSVMDIALPLAGTMAFWLGIMNIGEKAGAINFLSRIVGPFFQRLFPEVPKNHPATGHMMMNFSANLLGLDNAATPLGLKAMGSLQELNPDKETATNAQIMFAVLHASGLTILPISIIAQRAIMLSKDPTDIFIPCIIATYVASIVGLLVVAIKQKINLFDKVILSWLTGLTAFIALLVIYLTVCLNKEQISTFSKVASNLMLYIIPLIFILGGLFKKVNVFEAFIEGAIGGFQTSVKIIPYLVAMLAAIAVFRSSGALGYVGEGFKWIFGHFNMDTRFTDVLPIALMRPLSASGARAMMLDNMKVFGADSFVGHLSSVLYGSADSIFYIVALYFGSVGVKNSRYVIPASLIADLAGVIAAIFVAYLFFG from the coding sequence ATGTATTATTGTTTCGCTAAAAACAATTATCTTCAAAGTTTAAACTTCTGCATGGCCCTTAACTATATCTGGATCGCGTTTTTTGTTATCGCTTTTATTATAGCCTTATGTAAGTTGATATTTTTAGGCGACACGGAAGCCTTTAAGTTGTTGGTTGATGGCATTTTCGATTCGAGCAAATCATCAGTGATGGATATCGCCCTGCCACTGGCCGGCACCATGGCTTTTTGGCTCGGCATTATGAACATTGGCGAAAAAGCTGGCGCCATTAATTTTTTATCGCGCATAGTTGGCCCCTTTTTTCAGCGCTTATTTCCGGAGGTACCCAAAAACCATCCGGCTACGGGCCACATGATGATGAATTTTTCGGCCAATTTATTGGGTTTGGATAACGCCGCCACCCCGCTCGGCCTAAAAGCGATGGGCAGCCTGCAAGAACTTAATCCAGATAAGGAAACCGCTACCAACGCGCAGATTATGTTTGCCGTGCTGCACGCATCGGGCCTCACTATTTTACCCATCAGCATTATAGCCCAACGGGCCATTATGCTGTCTAAAGACCCGACCGATATTTTTATCCCCTGCATCATAGCCACCTATGTAGCCAGTATTGTTGGTTTACTGGTAGTGGCTATTAAGCAAAAAATCAACCTGTTTGATAAAGTTATTTTGAGCTGGCTAACTGGCTTAACCGCTTTTATAGCGCTATTGGTTATTTACCTTACGGTTTGCCTTAATAAAGAGCAGATCAGCACTTTCTCTAAAGTGGCCAGCAACCTGATGCTTTATATTATACCGCTTATTTTTATTTTGGGCGGCCTGTTTAAAAAGGTAAATGTATTTGAGGCCTTTATTGAGGGTGCCATAGGCGGCTTCCAAACCTCTGTTAAAATAATACCTTACCTGGTAGCCATGCTGGCGGCTATAGCGGTGTTTCGCTCATCGGGAGCGCTGGGTTATGTTGGCGAAGGCTTTAAATGGATATTTGGCCATTTTAATATGGATACCCGCTTTACGGATGTATTGCCTATAGCTTTAATGCGCCCGCTAAGCGCCTCGGGAGCACGAGCCATGATGCTGGATAATATGAAGGTTTTTGGCGCAGATAGTTTTGTGGGCCATTTATCAAGCGTATTATACGGTTCTGCCGACTCTATATTTTACATTGTAGCACTTTATTTCGGATCGGTGGGCGTTAAAAATTCGCGCTATGTTATACCCGCTTCATTAATTGCCGACCTGGCAGGCGTAATTGCTGCTATATTTGTTGCCTATTTATTTTTTGGATAA
- a CDS encoding DinB family protein, whose translation MDTPEQQITQMIDDFLIRLITTDVNWDFKPLADRWSRKEIIGHLIDSANNNLNRFVRCTYEQNFKLIYAQDEWVAAQHYQDAKVDDLLTIWRLLNRQISRVLKNYPPSLLQNTCDTGKTDVSLHTVEWLANDYVRHLEHHLRQIIDWETGDNLINY comes from the coding sequence ATGGATACTCCCGAACAACAGATCACCCAGATGATAGACGATTTCCTGATCCGGTTAATCACAACCGACGTCAATTGGGATTTTAAGCCTCTGGCTGATCGCTGGTCACGGAAGGAGATCATCGGGCACCTCATAGATAGCGCCAATAATAATTTAAACAGGTTTGTACGCTGCACCTACGAACAAAATTTTAAACTGATTTACGCGCAGGACGAATGGGTTGCAGCCCAGCACTACCAGGATGCTAAGGTTGATGATCTGTTAACCATCTGGCGGCTGTTAAACCGCCAGATTAGCAGGGTGCTAAAAAACTATCCGCCATCTTTGTTGCAAAATACCTGCGATACAGGCAAAACCGATGTTAGCCTGCATACGGTTGAATGGCTGGCTAATGATTATGTACGCCATCTGGAACATCATTTAAGGCAAATTATTGATTGGGAAACCGGGGATAATCTGATTAACTATTAA
- a CDS encoding DUF3052 family protein: MQTAGYSGTPLAKKLGIKAGFKVMLVNAPEYYPDLFTDLPPDIVFVNDAHQLKDLIHIFVDDKAGYLAQLPLIKTQIVQNGSIWVSWPKKASKIKTDITEDVIRNYALQTGLVDVKVCAVNEVWSALKLVIRLADRK; the protein is encoded by the coding sequence ATGCAAACTGCTGGGTATTCGGGTACGCCGCTGGCAAAAAAGTTGGGTATTAAGGCTGGCTTTAAAGTGATGCTGGTTAACGCGCCCGAATATTATCCTGATCTGTTTACCGATTTGCCGCCGGATATTGTTTTTGTAAATGATGCGCATCAATTGAAAGACCTGATCCATATTTTTGTGGACGACAAAGCCGGGTACCTTGCCCAGCTTCCGCTGATCAAAACTCAAATTGTTCAGAATGGCAGTATTTGGGTATCATGGCCCAAAAAGGCATCCAAAATTAAAACGGATATTACTGAAGATGTGATCCGCAATTATGCCTTGCAAACCGGTTTGGTAGATGTAAAAGTGTGTGCGGTTAATGAGGTTTGGTCGGCTTTAAAGCTGGTGATCCGTCTGGCGGACAGAAAATAA
- a CDS encoding DNA alkylation repair protein: MLKAIIDELKKTEHGFKHIMEAGDGLLNTGETDYLQIAADLLTEESYQGRMLATYLLGQLSVSCPAALTLLKTRVVHDGNWRVQEMLAKAIDYYCAATGYEKSLPEIEIWLTDAQPNLNRAVIEGLRIWTGRPYFKQHPEIAIQLISGQKANQSEYVRKSVGNALRDIGKKHIELILEETKMWDLSDVKVMFVHQLIFGNNNRYVAI, encoded by the coding sequence ATGTTGAAAGCAATTATCGATGAGTTAAAGAAAACAGAACACGGCTTTAAACATATTATGGAGGCTGGAGACGGCTTATTGAATACTGGCGAAACCGACTATTTACAAATAGCTGCAGATTTATTGACTGAGGAAAGTTACCAGGGGCGTATGCTGGCAACTTACCTTTTAGGGCAGCTTTCGGTAAGCTGCCCCGCCGCGCTAACCCTTCTTAAAACCAGGGTTGTGCACGATGGCAACTGGCGGGTGCAGGAAATGCTGGCTAAGGCGATTGACTATTACTGCGCAGCTACAGGTTACGAAAAATCGCTGCCCGAAATTGAGATCTGGCTTACCGATGCCCAGCCCAATTTAAACCGGGCGGTAATTGAGGGGCTGCGGATATGGACGGGAAGGCCTTATTTTAAACAACACCCCGAAATAGCCATTCAGTTAATTAGCGGGCAAAAGGCAAACCAGAGCGAATACGTGCGTAAATCGGTAGGGAATGCCTTGCGGGATATAGGCAAGAAGCATATTGAATTGATTTTGGAGGAAACAAAAATGTGGGATTTGAGCGATGTTAAGGTTATGTTTGTTCATCAACTTATTTTTGGCAATAATAATAGGTATGTTGCAATATAA
- a CDS encoding VOC family protein, translating to MIRTEVIIGVRNVPKSSEWYQTLLNCKSKHGGETFEILADKDDDTVILCLHKWGAHAHSTLMSPDVKKGNGLILVFAVSNFEQVWENARELYAVIEEVPHLNENSGRQEFSLRDIDGYYVSIADVPV from the coding sequence ATGATTAGAACGGAAGTAATAATAGGCGTAAGGAATGTGCCTAAAAGCTCAGAATGGTATCAAACACTGTTAAACTGTAAAAGCAAACACGGGGGAGAGACTTTCGAGATTCTGGCAGATAAGGATGATGATACCGTTATTTTATGCCTGCACAAATGGGGCGCCCATGCGCATTCAACACTAATGAGCCCGGACGTAAAAAAAGGCAACGGATTGATCCTGGTTTTTGCCGTGAGCAATTTTGAGCAGGTATGGGAAAACGCCCGCGAATTATATGCCGTTATTGAGGAGGTACCTCATTTGAACGAAAATTCGGGAAGGCAGGAGTTTTCCTTGCGGGATATTGATGGCTATTATGTTTCCATTGCTGACGTTCCCGTATAA
- the gpmA gene encoding 2,3-diphosphoglycerate-dependent phosphoglycerate mutase, with translation MQKLVLIRHGESIWNKENRFTGWTDVDLSEEGYRQAKKAGELLKKHDYNFDAGFTSVLKRAIKTLHCVLEELDHLWIPEEKSWRLNERFYGALQGLNKTETIAQYGEEQVKKWRRDPNEHPPAITKDDERYPGHDLRYQHLTARELPLTENLSETMDRVLPFWHEKIMPTMRLNQKVIIAAHGNSLRALVKYIDHLSDEEVTNLEIPTGIPLVYELDDQFNRIRHYYLE, from the coding sequence ATGCAGAAATTAGTTTTAATACGCCACGGTGAGAGTATATGGAACAAGGAGAATCGTTTTACCGGGTGGACCGATGTAGACCTATCGGAAGAAGGTTACCGGCAGGCAAAAAAAGCTGGGGAACTATTAAAAAAACACGATTATAATTTTGACGCGGGCTTTACCTCGGTTTTAAAAAGAGCCATTAAAACGCTGCATTGTGTTTTAGAAGAATTGGATCACCTTTGGATTCCGGAAGAGAAATCGTGGCGGCTCAACGAGCGTTTTTACGGTGCCCTGCAAGGTTTAAACAAAACTGAAACCATTGCTCAATATGGCGAAGAACAGGTAAAAAAGTGGCGTCGCGATCCTAACGAACATCCACCCGCTATTACCAAGGATGACGAACGTTACCCCGGCCACGACCTCCGCTATCAGCATTTAACCGCCCGCGAATTACCGCTTACCGAAAACCTGAGCGAAACCATGGATAGGGTTTTACCTTTTTGGCACGAAAAAATTATGCCAACCATGCGGCTTAATCAAAAGGTGATCATCGCCGCCCACGGCAACAGTTTACGCGCGCTGGTTAAATACATCGACCATTTATCCGACGAGGAAGTTACCAACCTTGAAATACCAACAGGCATCCCGCTGGTTTATGAGCTTGACGACCAGTTTAACAGGATCAGGCATTATTATTTGGAGTAG
- a CDS encoding acetate uptake transporter — protein sequence MSETTFVSLKENTANPAPLGLLAFGMTTVLLNLHNAGFIEMSPMILSMGIFYGGTAQVIAGIIEAKKNNTFGLTAFTSYGFFWLTLVGLIVMPKLGWFPAPTKASMVAFLVMWGIFTFLLFLGTFKINRALQFVFASLTILFFLLAAGDATGNESISKFAGYEGIICGASAIYTGVAQVLNELHGRVVWPIGPVA from the coding sequence ATGAGCGAAACAACCTTTGTCTCCCTAAAAGAGAACACCGCCAACCCTGCGCCCCTGGGCCTGCTGGCATTTGGCATGACTACCGTACTGCTTAACCTGCACAACGCAGGCTTTATCGAAATGAGCCCCATGATATTGTCTATGGGTATTTTTTACGGAGGAACAGCCCAGGTAATAGCCGGGATTATTGAAGCCAAAAAAAATAATACTTTTGGTTTAACGGCTTTTACGTCCTACGGCTTTTTCTGGCTAACCCTGGTAGGACTTATCGTGATGCCTAAACTGGGTTGGTTCCCTGCGCCAACCAAAGCCTCTATGGTTGCTTTTTTAGTGATGTGGGGTATATTTACCTTCCTGTTGTTTTTGGGTACATTCAAAATTAACCGCGCATTGCAGTTTGTTTTTGCATCGTTAACCATATTATTCTTTTTGTTGGCCGCTGGCGATGCTACCGGGAACGAAAGTATTTCGAAGTTTGCAGGTTATGAAGGGATCATCTGTGGGGCATCGGCTATTTACACAGGTGTTGCACAGGTATTGAATGAGTTGCATGGCCGTGTGGTGTGGCCAATTGGACCGGTTGCCTGA
- a CDS encoding uracil-DNA glycosylase family protein encodes MTYEELVTKRKNYKVQIPGLINQRDVENNLFDEGNYLDPWAKWHNSIPADIMLIGQDWGSTSYYLKNNGRDQDMNPTCRNLSLLFNELGIQIGDPNNPALNQKFHFANIIPFLRTGDMQGGLNKILSQAKINEFAEEFIKPLIEVVKPTIIITLGRASTTGVMSVFGQTLSTNRIFKDFVEASPIKLKENLLLFPMYHCGSSSVNRNRNLDEQKQDWSKIKEYI; translated from the coding sequence ATGACTTACGAGGAATTAGTAACTAAACGCAAAAATTATAAGGTTCAAATTCCCGGACTTATAAATCAAAGAGATGTGGAGAATAATCTATTTGATGAAGGGAATTACTTGGATCCTTGGGCTAAATGGCATAACAGTATACCTGCCGATATAATGTTAATAGGACAAGATTGGGGTAGTACCAGTTATTATTTGAAAAATAATGGTAGAGATCAGGATATGAATCCCACTTGTAGAAATTTGAGTTTGCTTTTTAATGAATTGGGGATACAAATTGGAGACCCCAATAATCCTGCTTTAAATCAAAAATTTCATTTTGCCAATATCATTCCGTTTTTAAGAACCGGAGATATGCAAGGAGGCCTTAATAAAATTTTAAGTCAGGCTAAAATAAACGAATTTGCCGAGGAGTTTATTAAGCCTCTTATTGAGGTTGTCAAGCCCACAATTATAATAACGTTGGGGCGGGCTTCTACGACAGGAGTGATGTCTGTTTTTGGTCAAACACTTTCAACGAATAGAATATTTAAAGATTTTGTGGAAGCTTCACCTATAAAGTTAAAGGAAAACCTCTTACTGTTTCCGATGTATCATTGTGGCAGCTCATCGGTAAACAGGAATCGTAATCTGGACGAGCAAAAACAAGATTGGTCTAAGATCAAGGAATATATATGA
- a CDS encoding OmpA family protein gives MKLNFKKTSLLLSSLMAGGALFAQTPDSTQTKNYVEPFSPGSAFRTWSIGINGGVLTPFTIFNGKQDFASPHEQIGYGGFIKKQILPSFGLQADFLKGKLGGGIAAIDPVTGTSPYSKYSTDLNWSAALSANFTLANINWRHNKGFIQPYLTLGGGAIAYKPTVYNAATGASTTFKPSDKSNYTEFFIPVGAGLKFNVAPGVNIDLGYQVNFVNADNVDGYSTGSTNDKFSYGHVGLEFALGKRSKPQLATHNPVSSMRYEYLAKVRTLQSEVDAQKAENDRLRSDLNTTNANLAATNAKLTQDSDGDGVPDLFDKCPNTPSGVKVDGAGCPLPKAENVKVYITEEDKRVVKDAIANLEFDLGKATIRAHSLPSLDKVAELLVNKNFSLKLAGHTDNSGSAALNMRLSKERAEAIKTYLVSKGANASRIEATGYGMNQPIASNKTAAGRQQNRRVEFTLY, from the coding sequence ATGAAACTGAATTTTAAAAAAACATCTTTGCTCCTTTCCAGCTTAATGGCCGGAGGTGCTTTATTTGCCCAAACTCCCGACAGCACACAAACTAAAAATTACGTAGAGCCGTTTTCACCAGGCAGTGCATTCCGCACCTGGTCAATTGGCATAAACGGAGGTGTTTTAACACCATTCACCATTTTTAACGGCAAACAGGATTTTGCATCACCTCACGAACAAATTGGATACGGTGGTTTTATCAAAAAACAAATACTACCATCGTTTGGCTTACAAGCAGATTTTTTAAAAGGTAAATTAGGCGGCGGGATAGCGGCTATTGACCCAGTAACAGGCACGAGCCCATACAGCAAATACAGTACAGATCTTAACTGGTCAGCGGCTTTAAGTGCAAACTTCACTTTGGCAAACATCAACTGGAGGCATAATAAAGGTTTTATCCAGCCTTATTTAACCTTGGGTGGTGGTGCTATCGCATACAAGCCAACAGTATATAATGCTGCTACAGGAGCTTCAACAACATTTAAACCAAGTGATAAAAGCAACTACACTGAATTTTTTATTCCTGTAGGCGCCGGTTTAAAATTCAATGTTGCACCAGGTGTCAACATCGACTTAGGTTACCAGGTTAATTTTGTTAACGCTGATAATGTTGATGGTTACAGCACTGGTTCAACCAACGATAAGTTTTCATACGGCCACGTTGGTTTAGAATTTGCTTTAGGCAAACGTTCAAAACCACAGCTGGCAACACATAACCCAGTATCATCTATGCGTTATGAGTATTTAGCTAAAGTCAGAACTTTACAATCTGAAGTTGACGCTCAAAAAGCTGAAAATGACAGATTACGTTCTGACCTGAATACAACCAACGCTAATTTAGCAGCTACTAACGCTAAGTTAACTCAGGATTCTGATGGTGACGGTGTACCTGATTTGTTTGACAAATGTCCTAACACTCCATCAGGCGTAAAAGTTGATGGTGCTGGTTGCCCACTACCAAAAGCAGAAAATGTAAAGGTATATATAACCGAAGAAGATAAGAGAGTAGTTAAAGATGCTATTGCCAACCTGGAATTTGATTTAGGTAAAGCAACCATCCGCGCACATTCATTACCAAGTTTAGATAAAGTTGCCGAGTTATTGGTTAACAAAAATTTCAGCTTAAAATTAGCCGGACATACTGATAATTCAGGTTCTGCAGCGCTGAACATGCGTTTATCAAAAGAACGTGCAGAAGCTATCAAAACTTACCTGGTAAGCAAAGGTGCTAATGCATCACGTATTGAAGCAACCGGTTATGGTATGAATCAGCCTATCGCCAGCAACAAAACTGCTGCAGGCCGTCAACAAAACCGTAGGGTTGAGTTTACACTTTATTAA
- a CDS encoding trans-sulfuration enzyme family protein, producing the protein MSDNLDPISQAIRIQTPRTQQGEHSTPLYLTSSFCFDDAEAMRAAFAEESDDNIYSRFSNPNVDEFTKKMVALEGAQAGFATASGMSAVVGSIMALLKNGDHLICSSSIFGNTNTFIKKYMPGFGITVTMVPAGDNAAWEAAVQPNTKMVYLETPTNPQLEVLDLEWIGQFTKKHKLILNVDNCFATPLLQKPIDFGADLVIHSATKWIDGQGRVLGGVVVGRADLIREIYLFCRVTGPSLSPFNAWVLSKSLETLDVRMERHCHNALKVAEALQSHSQVAFVKYPFLKGHPQYHIAQKQMKAGGGVLCFEVKGGVEAGRKFLNALQMLSVTANLGDTRSIASHPASTTHSKLTEEERLAVGITPGLIRISAGLEKVDDIINDIVQALEKSV; encoded by the coding sequence ATGTCCGATAATTTAGATCCTATCAGCCAGGCTATCCGTATACAAACACCACGTACGCAGCAGGGCGAACATTCTACCCCCTTATATTTAACCAGCAGCTTTTGCTTTGATGATGCCGAAGCTATGCGCGCCGCTTTTGCCGAAGAGAGCGACGATAATATTTACAGCCGTTTCAGCAATCCCAATGTGGACGAGTTCACCAAAAAAATGGTTGCGCTTGAAGGTGCCCAAGCAGGTTTTGCAACCGCCAGCGGGATGAGCGCCGTGGTGGGTTCCATTATGGCCTTATTGAAAAATGGCGACCACCTGATTTGCAGCAGTTCCATTTTTGGCAATACCAATACGTTTATTAAAAAATACATGCCCGGCTTTGGCATTACCGTTACCATGGTGCCAGCTGGCGATAATGCAGCCTGGGAAGCCGCTGTGCAGCCTAATACCAAAATGGTTTACTTAGAAACGCCAACCAACCCGCAACTGGAAGTACTGGATTTGGAATGGATAGGGCAGTTTACTAAAAAACACAAGCTGATACTCAACGTTGATAATTGCTTTGCTACACCGCTATTGCAAAAACCTATCGACTTCGGTGCCGACCTGGTGATCCATTCGGCCACTAAATGGATTGATGGGCAGGGCCGTGTGTTGGGCGGTGTGGTAGTTGGCCGTGCCGATCTGATCCGCGAGATCTACCTGTTTTGCCGTGTTACCGGCCCGTCACTCTCCCCTTTTAACGCCTGGGTACTTAGCAAAAGCTTAGAAACATTGGATGTACGTATGGAGCGCCATTGCCATAACGCCTTAAAGGTAGCCGAAGCCTTGCAAAGCCACTCTCAGGTTGCTTTTGTAAAATATCCTTTTTTAAAGGGGCACCCGCAGTACCACATCGCTCAAAAACAAATGAAAGCCGGTGGAGGCGTATTATGCTTTGAAGTGAAAGGCGGCGTTGAGGCAGGGCGCAAGTTTTTAAACGCGCTGCAAATGTTATCGGTAACGGCCAATTTAGGCGATACCCGCAGCATAGCCTCGCACCCGGCAAGTACCACACACTCTAAACTTACCGAAGAGGAGCGCCTTGCCGTAGGCATCACACCCGGCCTGATCCGTATTTCGGCAGGGTTGGAAAAGGTTGATGATATTATTAACGACATTGTGCAGGCGCTTGAGAAGAGCGTTTAA
- a CDS encoding OsmC family protein, translating into MATIEISRLSGDFGFEAKDENGHSVLMDSSPESGGQDFGVRPMQMLLMGLGGCSGIDVISILKKQRQDVVDYKMIVKGDREAGKEPSLWQNVELEFHIYGNVDVDKAERAVELSLNKYCSVAATLKFAGASVSWKTFVHPAA; encoded by the coding sequence ATGGCTACTATTGAAATATCGCGCTTAAGCGGCGATTTTGGTTTCGAGGCAAAAGATGAAAATGGGCACAGCGTATTGATGGACAGCAGTCCGGAGAGCGGCGGCCAGGATTTTGGCGTACGCCCCATGCAAATGTTGCTGATGGGTTTAGGTGGATGCAGCGGCATCGATGTGATCAGCATCCTCAAAAAACAACGCCAGGATGTAGTTGACTATAAGATGATCGTTAAAGGCGACCGCGAGGCGGGTAAAGAGCCATCGCTGTGGCAAAATGTGGAACTGGAATTTCATATTTATGGCAATGTAGATGTTGACAAAGCCGAACGCGCTGTTGAACTATCGTTAAACAAATACTGCTCTGTAGCAGCTACTTTAAAATTTGCCGGTGCCAGCGTAAGCTGGAAAACGTTTGTACACCCGGCAGCATAA